Genomic DNA from Egibacteraceae bacterium:
ATGGCCGTCGCGCGCAGGTCGCCGCGCCCTCCGTCAGGGGAAGTGCGCTCCACGTCGGTCCCCTATCCGGTGTCTTGGAGTTCGAGGTCGAACCCGAGAGTGGCTTCCCCCGCGTCGGCGGGGTGGGGTGGGTGCCCGTCCGGGTCGGCCCCGAGTGTGGGGTCGGCCGGGCCGGCGGGGCTGGGTGGGGCTGGTGGTGGTCGTGGGGGGTGGGTGGTGCGGATGGTGGGGGTGGTGTCGGGCCGTTTGATGGTGTAGCGGTTGTCGGTGCGCACGACGGTCCAGTGGTTGTGGTGGATGTCGTGGTGGCAGGCCCAGCAGACGAGGACGAGGTTGGCCACGATGGTGGCGCCGTGGCGGCGGCGGTAGACGATGTGGTGGAGTTGGCAGTGGGAGGCGGGGGCGCCGCAG
This window encodes:
- a CDS encoding HNH endonuclease, with product CGAPASHCQLHHIVYRRRHGATIVANLVLVCWACHHDIHHNHWTVVRTDNRYTIKRPDTTPTIRTTHPPRPPPAPPSPAGPADPTLGADPDGHPPHPADAGEATLGFDLELQDTG